The Populus trichocarpa isolate Nisqually-1 chromosome 2, P.trichocarpa_v4.1, whole genome shotgun sequence genome has a window encoding:
- the LOC127904943 gene encoding zinc finger protein 7-like, which yields MAAVTILAASAALALMANDDFPKKVPISWRKFYSSQALGGHQNAHKRERGTIERYQWERHMAMIGVLAGKTIFQSLGGQPHSLVHETNREWGPWIARFNNDDKGFGVTQKAIAPVEATRGERPGSFHMV from the exons ATGGCGGCAGTCACAATCTTGGCTGCTTCTGCGGCACTGGCACTCATGGCAAATGATGATTTTCCAAAGAAGGTGCCGATTTCATG GAGAAAGTTCTATAGCTCACAAGCACTTGGTGGGCACCAGAATGCCCACAAGAGGGAGAGAGGAACAATCGAAAGGTACCAGTGGGAGAGGCATATGGCAATGATCGGTGTGCTTGCTGGTAAAACAATATTCCAGTCACTTGGCGGTCAGCCCCATTCACTTGTCCACGAAACAAATAGGGAATGGGGTCCTTGGATAGCAAGATTCAACAACGATGACAAGGGATTTGGGGTGACCCAGAAAGCAATTGCGCCTGTGGAAGCAACGAGAGGAGAACGGCCAGGTAGTTTTCACATGGTATAA
- the LOC18096291 gene encoding cytochrome P450 81Q32 isoform X1, with protein MFLHFLLLYLVLYVLTNHFRNKIQNLPPSPFPALPIIGHLHLLKKPLHRSLSKISNRHGPVVLLQLGSRRVLVVSSPSAAEECFTKNDIVFANRPHLLAGKHLGRNYTTLPWAPHGDLWRNLRKISSLEILSSNRLQLLSSIRTEEVKLLIRRLFKNNDQIIDLKSSFFELMLNVMMRMIAGKRYYGENEAEVEEGRRFREIVTETFQVSGASAVGDFLHVLAVIGGTEKRFMKLQEKRDGFMQELVDEPRRRMGNNKSCFSNERNYKTMIEVLLTLQESEPEYYKDETIKDLMVVLLSAGTDTTAGTVEWALSLLLNNPLILKKAQNEIDKVVGQDRLIDESDVAKLPYLHCVIKETMRMYPVGPLLVPHESSEECVVGGFQIPRGTMLLVNIWAIQNDPKIWDDAAKFKPERFDGSEGVRDGFKLMPFGSGRRSCPGEGLAMRMAGLTLGSLLQCFEWDRVSQEMVDLTEGTGLSMPKAQPLLARCTSRPSMANLLSQI; from the exons ATGTTCTTGCACTTTCTGCTCCTCTATTTAGTTCTGTATGTACTTACCAATCACTTCCGCAACAAGATCCAAAACCTCCCACCAAGCCCATTCCCTGCTCTCCCCATAATAGGCCATCTCCATCTCCTCAAGAAACCCCTCCACCGATCCCTATCAAAGATATCCAACAGACACGGCCCTGTAGTACTCCTACAGCTTGGCTCCCGTCGTGTTCTTGTAGTTTCCTCCCCTTCAGCTGCAGAAGAATGTTTTACCAAGAATGATATTGTCTTTGCCAATCGTCCACACCTACTTGCAGGAAAACACTTGGGCCGCAACTACACGACCCTTCCATGGGCACCACACGGTGACCTTTGGCGCAATCTTCGTAAAATCTCCTCCCTTGAAATCTTATCCTCTAACCGTCTCCAGTTGCTTTCTAGCATACGCACGGAAGAGGTCAAGTTGTTGATTCGCCGTCTCTTCAAAAACAATGATCAGATCATAGATTTGAAATCGTCATTTTTCGAGCTCATGCTAAAtgtgatgatgaggatgatagCTGGAAAGAGATATTACGGTGAAAACGAGGCTGAAGTGGAGGAGGGGAGGAGATTTCGAGAGATCGTGACAGAGACTTTCCAGGTCAGTGGCGCATCAGCTGTGGGAGACTTCTTACATGTGTTGGCTGTGATAGGAGGAACGGAGAAGAGGTTCATGAAGCTGCAGGAAAAGAGAGATGGGTTTATGCAAGAGTTGGTGGATGAGCCCAGGAGAAGAATGGGGAATAACAAGAGCTGTTTTTCTAATGAGAGAAATTACAAGACCATGATTGAGGTTTTGCTAACACTGCAAGAATCAGAACCTGAGTACTATAAGGATGAAACTATCAAGGACCTTATGGTG GTTCTACTGTCTGCCGGGACAGATACTACAGCTGGGACAGTGGAGTGGGCATTGTCACTTCTGCTGAACAATCCTCTGATTTTAAAGAAAGCACAAAATGAAATTGACAAGGTTGTTGGACAAGATCGTCtaattgatgaatctgatgTGGCTAAGCTCCCTTATCTACACTGCGTCATAAAGGAAACTATGCGAATGTACCCAGTAGGCCCATTGCTAGTGCCTCACGAGTCATCAGAGGAGTGTGTGGTAGGAGGGTTCCAGATACCACGCGGCACCATGTTGTTGGTGAACATATGGGCAATACAGAATGATCCTAAAATCTGGGACGACGCAGCAAAATTTAAGCCAGAAAGGTTCGACGGTTCCGAGGGAGTTAGAGATGGGTTCAAACTGATGCCTTTCGGATCAGGAAGGAGGAGTTGTCCTGGGGAAGGTTTGGCCATGCGCATGGCTGGATTGACTCTGGGGTCATTACTTCAGTGTTTCGAATGGGACAGGGTTAGCC
- the LOC7472680 gene encoding putative cyclin-A3-1, protein MSSMAEQENCTRVTRAAKKRAAALASTEDQPLNKKRVVLGELPNLSNAIVSSNEPQKQKAKAKPKARKGASTKKEGVLKEDVDGNPEDPQMCAPYASDIYEYLHKMEVDPKRRPLPDYIEKVQKDVSPNMRGILVDWLVEVAEEYKLVSETLYLTVSYVDRFLSFNVLSRQRLQLLGVSSMLLASKYEEINPPHVEDFCYITDNTYTKEEVVKMEADILKSLKFEMGNPTIKTFLRRFTRVALEDYKTSNLQLEFLGFYLAELSLLDYNCVKFLPSLVAASVIFLTRFLMRPKTNPWSSTLQQYTGYKAADLRECVLIIHDLYLSRRGGGLQAVREKYKQHKFKCVANMPSPPELPALYFEEV, encoded by the exons ATGAGTTCAATGGCAGAGCAAGAGAACTGCACCCGCGTTACTCGCGCTGCCAAAAAGAGGGCGGCTGCGCTGGCTTCCACGGAGGACCAACCCTTGAATAAGAAGAGGGTTGTGCTGGGAGAGCTTCCCAACTTATCAAACGCCATCGTTTCATCAAACGAGCCCCAGAAGCAGAAAGCAAAAGCAAAGCCAAAGGCAAGGAAGGGGGCTTCAACGAAGAAGGAGGGTGTTCTCAAAGAGGATGTTGATGGGAACCCTGAAGATCCCCAAATGTGTGCACCATATGCATCTGATATTTATGAGTATCTTCATAAAATGGAG GTGGATCCAAAAAGAAGGCCACTGCCTGATTACATTGAGAAGGTTCAAAAAGATGTGAGTCCCAATATGAGAGGGATTTTGGTGGATTGGTTGGTGGAGGTCGCAGAGGAATACAAGCTTGTCTCTGAGACCTTGTATCTTACTGTTTCTTACGTTGACAGATTCTTGTCTTTCAATGTTCTCAGCAGGCAGAGGCTTCAGCTTCTTGGTGTTTCTTCTATGCTTCTTGCCTC AAAGTATGAAGAAATCAACCCTCCGCATGTGGAAGATTTTTGCTACATTACAGATAATACATACACCAAGGAAGAG GTGGTTAAAATGGAAGCTGACATACTTAaatctttgaaatttgaaatggGGAATCCTACGATAAAGACATTTCTAAG GAGATTCACTAGGGTTGCTCTAGAGGACTACAAA ACTTCAAATTTGCAGCTTGAGTTCCTCGGATTCTACCTTGCTGAGTTGAGCTTGTTGGATTACAATTGTGTGAAATTTTTACCTTCTTTGGTGGCTGCTTCTGTTATATTTCTTACAAGGTTTCTGATGCGACCCAAGACAAATCCTTGG AGTTCAACCTTGCAACAATACACTGGATACAAGGCAGCGGATCTAAGGGAATGTGTTCTCATCATACATGACTTGTATTTGAGTAGAAGAGGAGGTGGATTGCAAGCTGTAAGAGAAAAATACAAGCAGCATAAG TTCAAGTGCGTGGCAAACATGCCTTCCCCGCCAGAGTTACCAGCTTTATATTTCGAAGAGGTTTAA